A stretch of the Alnus glutinosa chromosome 6, dhAlnGlut1.1, whole genome shotgun sequence genome encodes the following:
- the LOC133871760 gene encoding protein CHLOROPLAST IMPORT APPARATUS 2-like isoform X1 — protein sequence MSSCLSGGSGRTYALDLDIVKSPSTSTRTSHSSSPSSTLSESSNSPLAISTRKPRTSRKRPNQTYNEAAALLSTAYPNIFSTKHLIKPRKFTAQHDSFLDQSSELLLPFRVIDSSGFLLHQPIQEKPSFQIQSKVANFCEKPCQSPGEVDFQANSLDLCDGYEEDFDAESILDEEIEEGIDSIMGNLSVGTDTVDDSCSGGQNNSWYGNPIPMGLGFGGKFEVGFGMRRGGVRALRHVDEGNWWRFPVVDVRQISPKFHRHSSGSAEKKKKKVEKPPAMELKHKELPKENSTPKPNSGLLLKLNFDEVLNAWSDRGSPFSDETPGSELPGNDVSARLAQIDLFSDGVREASVLRYKEKRRTRLFSKKIRYQVRKVNADRRPRMKGRFVRRPNSSANGQR from the exons ATGTCTTCGTGTCTAAGCGGAGGCAGCGGAAGAACCTATGCGCTCGACCTCGACATCGTGAAATCCCCATCGACATCGACCAGAACCTCGCACTCTTCTTCCCCTTCTTCGACTCTCTCCGAATCGAGCAATTCCCCGCTCGCAATCTCCACCCGAAAACCCCGAACCTCTCGAAAGCGGCCCAACCAGACCTACAACGAAGCCGCAGCGCTCCTCTCCACGGCCTATCCCAACATCTTCTCCACCAAACACCTCATAAAGCCTCGCAAATTCACAGCACAACATGATTCTTTCTTGGACCAGTCCTCCGAGTTACTACTGCCCTTTCGGGTCATCGACAGCTCCGGTTTCTTGCTCCACCAACCAATCCAAGAAAAACCCAGTTTCCAAATCCAATCCAAGGTTGCGAATTTCTGCGAAAAGCCATGCCAAAGCCCTGGGGAAGTTGATTTTCAGGCGAATTCTTTGGATTTGTGTGATGGGTACGAGGAGGATTTCGACGCGGAATCGATTCTTGATGAGGAAATCGAGGAGGGAATCGATAGTATTATGGGGAATCTGAGTGTGGGTACCGATACGGTAGATGATTCTTGTAGCGGTGGCCAAAATAATTCCTGGTACGGGAATCCAATTCCAATGGGATTGGGTTTTGGCGGGAAATTCGAAGTGGGTTTTGGGATGAGAAGGGGAGGAGTGAGAGCTCTGAGACATGTTGATGAGGGGAACTGGTGGAGATTTCCGGTCGTGGATGTGCGCCAAATCTCTCCGAAATTCCACAGGCATTCATCAGGTTctgcagagaagaagaaaaagaaggtcgAAAAGCCGCCGGCCATGGAGTTGAAGCACAAGGAATTGCCCAAAGAAAATTCTACTCCCAAACCCAATTCTGGGTTGCTGTTGAAATTGAATTTTGACGAGGTTTTGAACGCTTGGTCCGACCGGGGATCTCCGTTTTCCGACGAAACTCCAGGCTCCGAATTGCCGGGAAATGATGTTTCT GCCAGGCTTGCGCAAATAGACTTATTTTCGGACGGAGTGAGAGAAGCTAGCGTGCTACGCTACAAGGAAAAGCGGCGTACACGGCTCTTCTCTAAGAAGATCAGGTACCAGGTTCGAAAAGTCAACGCTGATAGACGGCCCAGAATGAAG GGGCGGTTTGTTAGGAGGCCAAACTCTAGCGCAAATGGTCAAAgatga
- the LOC133871760 gene encoding protein CHLOROPLAST IMPORT APPARATUS 2-like isoform X2 — translation MSSCLSGGSGRTYALDLDIVKSPSTSTRTSHSSSPSSTLSESSNSPLAISTRKPRTSRKRPNQTYNEAAALLSTAYPNIFSTKHLIKPRKFTAQHDSFLDQSSELLLPFRVIDSSGFLLHQPIQEKPSFQIQSKVANFCEKPCQSPGEVDFQANSLDLCDGYEEDFDAESILDEEIEEGIDSIMGNLSVGTDTVDDSCSGGQNNSWYGNPIPMGLGFGGKFEVGFGMRRGGVRALRHVDEGNWWRFPVVDVRQISPKFHRHSSGSAEKKKKKVEKPPAMELKHKELPKENSTPKPNSGLLLKLNFDEVLNAWSDRGSPFSDETPGSELPGNDVSSTESFPLNFDWGRPGLRK, via the exons ATGTCTTCGTGTCTAAGCGGAGGCAGCGGAAGAACCTATGCGCTCGACCTCGACATCGTGAAATCCCCATCGACATCGACCAGAACCTCGCACTCTTCTTCCCCTTCTTCGACTCTCTCCGAATCGAGCAATTCCCCGCTCGCAATCTCCACCCGAAAACCCCGAACCTCTCGAAAGCGGCCCAACCAGACCTACAACGAAGCCGCAGCGCTCCTCTCCACGGCCTATCCCAACATCTTCTCCACCAAACACCTCATAAAGCCTCGCAAATTCACAGCACAACATGATTCTTTCTTGGACCAGTCCTCCGAGTTACTACTGCCCTTTCGGGTCATCGACAGCTCCGGTTTCTTGCTCCACCAACCAATCCAAGAAAAACCCAGTTTCCAAATCCAATCCAAGGTTGCGAATTTCTGCGAAAAGCCATGCCAAAGCCCTGGGGAAGTTGATTTTCAGGCGAATTCTTTGGATTTGTGTGATGGGTACGAGGAGGATTTCGACGCGGAATCGATTCTTGATGAGGAAATCGAGGAGGGAATCGATAGTATTATGGGGAATCTGAGTGTGGGTACCGATACGGTAGATGATTCTTGTAGCGGTGGCCAAAATAATTCCTGGTACGGGAATCCAATTCCAATGGGATTGGGTTTTGGCGGGAAATTCGAAGTGGGTTTTGGGATGAGAAGGGGAGGAGTGAGAGCTCTGAGACATGTTGATGAGGGGAACTGGTGGAGATTTCCGGTCGTGGATGTGCGCCAAATCTCTCCGAAATTCCACAGGCATTCATCAGGTTctgcagagaagaagaaaaagaaggtcgAAAAGCCGCCGGCCATGGAGTTGAAGCACAAGGAATTGCCCAAAGAAAATTCTACTCCCAAACCCAATTCTGGGTTGCTGTTGAAATTGAATTTTGACGAGGTTTTGAACGCTTGGTCCGACCGGGGATCTCCGTTTTCCGACGAAACTCCAGGCTCCGAATTGCCGGGAAATGATGTTTCT AGCACTGAATCATTTCCTCTTAACTTTGATTGGGGCAGGCCAGGCTTGCGCAAATAG